From Candidatus Zixiibacteriota bacterium, the proteins below share one genomic window:
- a CDS encoding tetratricopeptide repeat protein, whose protein sequence is MIVVREVLNRSQNLINKRRFQRAITELESVSRDGLTGEEYGWRCILLSEAKLRLGFCDVPEIDDAIEAFRYSDTEKFAQAKYLKGWAMTLKGQWVAAKESIQEAYSSFLRLGQLRSQARALNRLSYLALQTGNPEQSMMHLERCCELFVELGDDCQLASMLANLAVVEFRGGKIGRSLQTFRAIDLSQFGDSQKHILNYYQMSARAHAQLGDIKKARELLDKCKPYLGQFLRETGIYYENVGFVETLAGNYDAAEEALRAGLQIALDTAPESSLMVQIKRLFGDLYVARGEWDKAEQYTAEALALAEKIQERAEIAA, encoded by the coding sequence GTGATAGTAGTCAGAGAAGTGCTCAATCGGTCACAGAATCTAATCAATAAGAGGCGATTTCAGCGGGCCATTACCGAACTGGAATCCGTCAGCCGTGACGGATTGACAGGAGAAGAATACGGTTGGCGTTGTATTCTGCTGAGTGAGGCGAAGCTGCGTTTGGGATTCTGTGACGTTCCAGAGATCGACGATGCCATTGAGGCATTTAGATATTCCGACACGGAGAAGTTCGCTCAAGCGAAGTATCTCAAAGGTTGGGCAATGACGCTCAAGGGACAATGGGTCGCAGCAAAGGAGTCGATTCAAGAAGCCTACTCGAGTTTTCTGCGACTTGGTCAACTCCGATCGCAGGCGCGGGCGTTGAACAGACTATCGTATCTAGCATTGCAGACGGGTAACCCTGAACAATCCATGATGCATCTCGAGCGCTGCTGCGAACTGTTTGTCGAACTTGGAGATGATTGTCAATTGGCCTCCATGCTTGCAAACCTGGCAGTAGTCGAGTTTCGTGGTGGAAAGATCGGCAGATCACTCCAAACGTTTCGTGCGATAGACCTCTCTCAATTCGGTGATAGCCAGAAGCATATCCTAAACTATTACCAGATGTCAGCCCGGGCGCACGCTCAGTTGGGGGATATCAAGAAGGCGCGGGAGTTGCTCGATAAATGTAAGCCGTATCTGGGACAGTTCCTCCGCGAGACCGGCATCTATTACGAAAACGTCGGGTTCGTCGAGACCCTCGCGGGCAATTACGACGCGGCCGAAGAGGCCCTCCGCGCCGGGCTCCAGATCGCCCTCGATACGGCGCCGGAGTCCTCGCTCATGGTCCAGATCAAACGGCTGTTCGGCGATCTCTACGTAGCCCGAGGTGAATGGGACAAAGCCGAGCAGTACACAGCCGAGGCGCTGGCGTTAGCCGAGAAGATTCAGGAACGGGCGGAGATCGCAGCCTGA